One part of the Paroedura picta isolate Pp20150507F chromosome 5, Ppicta_v3.0, whole genome shotgun sequence genome encodes these proteins:
- the LOC143838983 gene encoding putative G-protein coupled receptor 33 — MDPGNVTILSRNISSTRVPPSPSPEMTTFMNLALGIFTLASLLVGTVSNGFFLWVLGMKMKRTVNTLWFSHLIFTYLLFCTFLPFFAIYSFFGFHWVFGMVMCKLIVSVFSLTMFTTVFLLTVISVDRYLLICHPVWSLHNRTVPQARRFVAGVWLSSFVLSVPYVAFQETQVTEVGGTKCISNFAFSSDWNRPETQALRHRVHLAVFLVRLLLAFLLPFLIITSCHCRMGWEIKKKQLVRNRKPFWVLLTAAASFFICWLPYHIYHGSATHWEASGTIRMVLRGFMYAGECFNFCFTPILYLFIGEKFQQVFKTSILTVLKRGFVDIPIIPVGEVNANEVGHQTCSSSSLELKISCGNSRSSPRTSSLASAIEQMVPSSPLV; from the coding sequence ATGGACCCAGGCAACGTGACTATCCTGTCGAGGAATATCTCGAGCACAAGGgtgccccccagcccctccccggaGATGACGACTTTCATGAACCTGGCACTTGGCATCTTCACCCTGGCATCCTTACTGGTGGGGACGGTATCCAACGGCTTCTTCCTCTGGGTGCTGGGGATGAAGATGAAGAGGACGGTGAACACCCTCTGGTTCTCACACCTGATTTTCACCTACTTGCTTTTCTGCACTTTCCTGCCGTTCTTTGCCATCTACAGCTTCTTCGGATTCCACTGGGTCTTCGGGATGGTGATGTGCAAACTGATCGTCTCCGTATTTTCCCTGACCATGTTCACCACCGTCTTCCTCCTCACCGTCATCAGCGTGGACCGCTACCTCCTCATCTGCCATCCCGTCTGGTCTCTGCACAACCGCACAGTTCCCCAGGCCCGGAGATTTGTCGCAGGCGTGTGGCTCTCTTCCTTCGTCCTCAGCGTCCCCTACGTGGCCTTCCAGGAGACACAAGTCACGGAGGTGGGCGGGACAAAGTGCATCAGCAATTTCGCCTTCTCCAGTGACTGGAACAGGCCTGAGACACAGGCCTTGAGGCATCGTGTCCACTTAGCGGTCTTCCTGGTCCGGCTCCTCCTGGCCTTCTTGCTTCCCTTCCTGATTATCACAAGCTGCCATTGTAGGATGGGTTGGGAGATAAAGAAGAAACAGCTGGTGAGGAACAGAAAGCCCTTCTGGGTCCTGCTGACAGCTGCGGCCTCCTTCTTCATCTGCTGGCTTCCTTACCACATCTATCATGGCTCGGCCACACATTGGGAAGCATCTGGAACGATACGAATGGTCTTGCGGGGATTCATGTACGCCGGAGAGTGCTTCAATTTCTGCTTCACCCCCATTCTCTATCTGTTTATCGGGGAGAAGTTCCAGCAGGTCTTCAAGACATCGATCCTCACCGTCCTTAAGAGAGGCTTTGTGGATATTCCCATCATCCCCGTGGGCGAGGTCAACGCCAATGAGGTGGGCCACCAAACctgtagcagcagcagcctggaaCTGAAGATCAGTTGTGGAAACAGTCGGTCCTCTCCCCGAACAAGTTCCCTTGCGTCCGCCATAGAGCAAATGGTGCCGTCTTCCCCCCTGGTGTAA